The following nucleotide sequence is from Juglans microcarpa x Juglans regia isolate MS1-56 chromosome 6D, Jm3101_v1.0, whole genome shotgun sequence.
acaataataacaacatGATGAACAACGTATAACGATAATATATAATTTCGTTGCATGTACGTGTGGCCTCAAGAATTGAGAAGAGTCCAAAAGTATCGACATGCACGACGGCACCAAACATTGAAAACTCGGTGCAAGGCAATAATTGCCATATGTATAAGTTTTGAACGTCAGTGTGAACACTTCTATCAGTTGACCACGTGATGAAGGGCCAAAtgaaactaattatatatttatatacacacataatattatatatttatatcaaagtgtatattatatatgaataaaactATTATGTCTCTCCACTTTAACCGCTCTATTTGACTgttaatcaaaattttttttttacttaatgattaaagaagtaatttttgagtatattgatatattttttttattttttaaaaatatttaaatgtattaaaaatatagaaaaaaaatatgtcagAGTGGAGAGATATAGTAACCCCACTTATCATATACATAGAGCAGATAAGGTGGCATGGTTGgtccattaattaattaaatggcaTACAATTATTCCCAGCTTGGAGTTTGTGTTGCCCTTGGGGAAACAAAAACGCGTCCTGCATTTAACttaaagtaatgttagatatatttgtagagtgtgtaagtatcgcataatttttttttttaaaatagatctattattaaaaaattagttattttttcatgCAGGTatcgtatttactcattttttttcaaaaaaattgtgtgGCGCGAGCTTGAGCACTCcacaactgcaaatatcatttctctttaatttctcACATGTTGCCTATATGTTTCTCTAATAGCAAGAGTAGTGATACATGTACTCACGatttaacttataattttacatacaaaattcattttatcagttttcttttaaattttaaaattttgaacttcaaattttataatcttcaatctATTAATAGTTGACATGTggagaattaaattttttgtagtTTAAGTATAGTTAGCGTGCAACTTatatagcatttctctttcttttgagTCTAAACTACGGCTAGCAGCTAGCGAGATTAATAGtcaaaaattaagaataataaaaattttgttatgatttattttacttggAAACTAAACTTGGAATTTAATTTGGTTctattgtgaatatatatatatatatatatatatattttccagtaatcgaataaaaaaaaactccttcaaggtttatatataagaagagaAGTACATGAGCGTTTGAAATTTAAACActaattttccttcattttctattattattaatttattagtaaTTTACATGaccattaatttataattaagaatGCATGGTCTGACGCAACAATATTGGTTAACACGTGAAATAACTAAAGGTTGttgactaaaaaaaaagaaaatcgtcTCTCggacgtttgtctgtagagattGATGAGTCATCTCTTTCTATAAAGGGTGAGGTTGAGTTTCTATTTAGGCAGATAGTGTTGTCTCTTAGACATTTATCTATAGAGAGTAACAGCAATAGTGAAGATCCTCAAACCAGTTACACAATGGCGGAACCATCAATTGTGTTGAGGCGGCcaactttttttattgtatgacacatttatataaaaattaatgctAAATACAGGGTGTGTAAGCTTTTTtcactccatttgaaaaaaaaaagtggggctcatcattaaaaaataattttttcatgtagattttagatttatctactttttttcaaagagagtgaCGGGATTTGCACATGATCCTATGACTGCAAACATCAATTctcttatataaattaaaaaaagattgaaaaattataaaaacataactacaaactatttttcaaatatatcatcaaccttaaataatttttcttatatttttactttgaattccatattaagaaacccaataaaactctgggatccatattaataagtttattatttctcttaaatttaaatttaattttaattttagaaaagccacatccttgaaaataaataatatataaaaattaaacaaaattttgggactataaaaaaaattggagagaggCATTTCtagatatattaaaattttaaaaacattttaaagagCATAtggagattataatttttttcggggtgccattttctatatttagagaattgtgcataaaatttagggattattatataatttcaaaaagTTTTGGGCTCCCTTGGTACAACTTGGCTATGCCACTACAgtcataaaaagaaatattgtaTTGGTGGAGttctaaatatattattttagtttatgataccatgtttgatatgaaaatatcttaaaatatatccgaagtttttttttaatcaatgagtaataacaattttctttaaaaaaaaaaacacgtgaAATGAGTGTTATTTTTGGAGCCGCAATAGTAAACACGCACGCGCGCTGAAAATTAGGCTAACGAACAAAAAATGTATAGCCGAATAATATTATTGCGGGAGAAGAACTTAGAGCAGAAATCAATCTACAGGAAATGTAGTATGTCTCGTCCCACGCTTATTACACGTACTACAAAAAATCAACATGTAGCCATGTCGACGGTTGATTTATTAGGCGCACgcaagattttttttgtttttgtttttgttttgatacaCGTATTACGATCCTTGAATATTCTCTTAACATGAAATCAAGGTATTGTCAATTGATTCAATAGATTTCGATCATACAAGATATTTTTTACATCATGCatctttgagaatatttttaaaaaataagttaaaaataataaaaaaaacttgattttattaaaaaaaaagatcctccatttaaaataaagttgtaaaaatattgtatcCACATCCTAATTttcctatatttataattttaataaagagtTATTTCACGACCTCTTTTGATTAATTCGATCTTTATggttataaaattgaaaaaatatattcatcattcattTTCTCGTCATCCTCTCCtcatcccatgatgtggtattagatgataggttcataagtaaaatataataaataatctccaatcatctaatgtcacatcataaaatgaaaGAAGGATGATGAGAATTAGGATAGTGAATAGCATCACtctataaaattatgatattattcATTATAAGAAAGCTTTGTTAGATGCTTGTATATATTCCTTAGGGAcctaataataagaaaatagcTAATCCTATATATCTAGAATGTCTATCACATGGTTTGGACTTTTATACAAGGAATTAATAGGTcatagtcataaaaaaaaaaaaaaaaaaaaaagaatagtagTCCCTCCTCATTTTGAGGAATAATCATTCCTTTAAcgagaaagaaataattataaatacatgATCAAATTACTCATACAATAGTTTATAATTACTACCTCTGAGCGATATTTCACTTCATAATGCAGCTTGCTCTCTAGCTCATTCAAGATTTTAATCTTAGAATAAGatctctagctagctatctaGCAATTGGTAATCGGCCTAATTAATCATCTTCTTTaactatatacaatatattgaGCGCGCGGCATGGCCATATATAGTACCTAACgatattaattatgaaattaattacTGCATGCATTGGGATTTTCTTCTATTCAATTCCGTAAACtccaaaaatatgataaaacgaacatatatattgaaaaacacattatatatataaagccctagcctagctagctagctagctgatatATTGCTCATGATCCAAAATACGTTACTAATTTGATCATAATTAAGCCATGCATGCAAGGCATGAGGCATGGTTTTGTCTTCATCAATTATTCATGAGATTTCAGTAATCCCAATCGatcaacaatatataataaaaatggtTTCAAATTATCAAGGTTCCGTTTATACAAAAACTTTCAATCTATTTCATCTCagtttattattacaatttttttaaatttttatataaaatataataaacaatttaactttttaaaattctaaaataataataatattataataatattttatttaactaatcTAAAATCTTCTTACCCCGTTTTGCGGTCGaaaccaattaattaaattcttaaccCGAGCGCGTACAAGTACTAGCAGCTAGCTAGTTTTGCACGTACGTACGCGTACGCGTACGCTAACTGAtctcaatttatattttcatgCAACGCTAGCCAGCTAGGTATTCAAACCACGCTAAAGTGCTATAGTTCCGGCGCCGTAACATATACGTACATATATCTTTGTTGGAATTGTCTTTTTCCTTCCTGCACACGACTCgccatttcatttttcttttaagctcGTGAACCACGTGTCAATTGTGCAGTACTGATCTTTCTTATCTTCTAATTTTATAAACCAAATGTAGCCTAGCTAAGACATCAATGTCGGCCCGGCCCGGCCCCGCCCCttgatctctctccctctgatCTCCAGTCTCTAGCTATCTATCGCAAATTTTCACCCCATGTGTACCGCGTacgtacgtgtatatatatatccctcCCTTCTGACCCTGATTTTTCAATTAACTCCCCTCAGTAGTGACTGATCTTCCTGAGTGACATATTCTAAGGCGATCGAGCAGCTGATCAGCCATGTTTATCTTcctttctttcatctctctagggtttttcctgTTTCTCTATTCCTTCTTCTCATTCATCCTTCATCGAGTTCACAGTACTAGTCGTACTGGTCATGATAATGATCATGGCCCTCCTACACACCCAATCATCGGCTGCCTTATCTCTTTCTATAAAAACCGCCACCGTCTCTTGGACTGGTACACAGACCTGTTATCAAAGTCTCCGACGCAGACCGTTGTGGTGCACCGGCTTGGTGCGCGACGTATCGTTGTGACAGCAAACCCTGCCAACGTCGAGTACATGCTCAAGACCAACTTCAGCAACTTCCCCAAAGGCACGCCTTTCACCGAGATCCTCGGCGATCTTCTTGGCCACGGCATATTTAACGTGGACGGTGAATTATGGTCCACCCAGCGCAAGCTAGCGAGCCATGAGTTTAGCACAAAGTCTTTGAGAGAGTTCGTTGTCAAAACCCTTGAAGATGAAGTCGATCACCGATTGATACCGTTGCTTGAGGAGGCCGCTGGAAGTAACAAAGTCTTGGACTTGCAGGAAATACTGAGAAGGTTTGCGTTTGACACCATCTGCAAAGTCTCGTTGGGCACAGACCCCAGTTGCCTTGACCTAAATCGCGCGGTGCCGCCTCTTGTAAAAGCCTTTGACAGTGCCTCGGAGATCAGCGCCATGCGCTCAATGGCCCCGGTGTTCTGGTTTTGGAAGATCAAGCGCGCATTGAACCTGGGATCGGAGAAGCAACTCAAAGATGCACTTCGACTCGTGCATGGCTCAGTGCTCGAGATCATAAGAAACAAGAGGCGAATACTCGAAGAAGATCGAGAAAACAGATATTGCGAGAGCGACTTACTATCGAGGATGTTATTGGCGGGACACGAAGAGGAGGTAGTGAGAGACATGGTGATAAGCTTCATCATGGCCGGCCGAGACACGACCTCCTCAGCCATGACATGGCTGTTCTGGTTGCTTTCCAAGTACCCAAACCAAAAGGAACTGATTGTAAAGGAATTGAATTCCGTGCTAGAAAATGGTGAAAAGCAGTTAGACTTTGAAACACTCAAGGAGATGAAGTTCGTCAAGGCATGCTTGTGCGAGTCCATGCGGCTCTACCCGCCGGTTGCGTGGGACTCGAAGCACGCTCTCCAAGGTGACACTTTGCCCGACGGAACTCCGATTGGGAAGGGAGATAGGGTCACGTATTTTCCTTATGGGATGGGAAGAATGGAGGAGTTGTGGGGAAAGGACTGGTTCGAGTTTAATCCAGGCAGGTGGTTCGATGAACCGGGTGGGATCGAAGGTGGAGGGGAATTGAAACTGGTGAGTCCTTTCAAATTTCCTGTTTTTCAGGCCGGTCCGAGGGTGTGTCTTGGGAAGGAGATGGCTTTTACACAGATGAAGTACGTGGTGGCAAGGATACTGAGGCGGTTCGAGATCGTGCCTGTTTGTGAGGACCGGCCGGTTTTCGTTCCTTTGTTGACTGGTCATATGGCTGGTGGGTTCAAGGTCATGGTCCGGACTCGAAGTAGTTAGTGGCTGTGGATGACAGCCCACAGTTGGAACttaattataagatattttgGCATTTTAGCTCGAACCAAATATTAGGCAGACATTGCActtgtaaattaatattttgggaatttatcttcctttttatttttccctcac
It contains:
- the LOC121233977 gene encoding cytochrome P450 94B3-like, with product MFIFLSFISLGFFLFLYSFFSFILHRVHSTSRTGHDNDHGPPTHPIIGCLISFYKNRHRLLDWYTDLLSKSPTQTVVVHRLGARRIVVTANPANVEYMLKTNFSNFPKGTPFTEILGDLLGHGIFNVDGELWSTQRKLASHEFSTKSLREFVVKTLEDEVDHRLIPLLEEAAGSNKVLDLQEILRRFAFDTICKVSLGTDPSCLDLNRAVPPLVKAFDSASEISAMRSMAPVFWFWKIKRALNLGSEKQLKDALRLVHGSVLEIIRNKRRILEEDRENRYCESDLLSRMLLAGHEEEVVRDMVISFIMAGRDTTSSAMTWLFWLLSKYPNQKELIVKELNSVLENGEKQLDFETLKEMKFVKACLCESMRLYPPVAWDSKHALQGDTLPDGTPIGKGDRVTYFPYGMGRMEELWGKDWFEFNPGRWFDEPGGIEGGGELKLVSPFKFPVFQAGPRVCLGKEMAFTQMKYVVARILRRFEIVPVCEDRPVFVPLLTGHMAGGFKVMVRTRSS